The bacterium genome includes the window TCAAGCCGAACATCGGCTGGGATCGCAGCCCCGAGCAGGCGGCGAACACGAACCCCGAGGTCGTGGCGACGGTGGTGCGCATGTGCCTCGAGGCCGGCGCCAAGCGGGTGCGCGTCATGGACCGCACCTGCAACGACGCGCGGCGCTGCTACCGCAACAGCGGCATCCTGGACGCGGTGACCGCGCTCGGCAACCCGGCGGCGACGGTCGAGTTCATGGACGAGCGGCGCTTCGTCCCCGTGGAGTTCCCGCGGGGGGTGAGCCTGAAGAAGTGGGCGGTCTGCCAGGATGTCCTCGAGGCCGACCGGCGCTTCAACCTCGCGATCGCCAAGCACCACAACGCGGCCCGGCTGACGATGTGCCTCAAGAACACCATGGGCGTGCTCGGCGGCAACCGCGGTAACATCCACCACGACCTCGACCAGATGATCGCCGACATGAACTCGCGGATCAGGTATGACCTCTACCTGCTGGATGCGGTGCGGGTGCTCACGGGCAACGGGCCGCAGGGCGGGCGCCTGACGGACGTCAAGCGTCTCGACACGGTCATCGCCGGCACCGACCCCGTGGCGGCGGACGCGTTCGGCGCGACTCTCTTCGGCATCACCGCGCAGGACGTCCCGCACATCGCGTTCGCGGCCCGCGCCGGCGTCGGCGAGGCGGACCTGGCGCGGATCGAGGTGCGGACGAA containing:
- a CDS encoding DUF362 domain-containing protein, producing AAAEPRTALAVARNGSPEALARAAIGELGGIQKFVSRGDVVVVKPNIGWDRSPEQAANTNPEVVATVVRMCLEAGAKRVRVMDRTCNDARRCYRNSGILDAVTALGNPAATVEFMDERRFVPVEFPRGVSLKKWAVCQDVLEADRRFNLAIAKHHNAARLTMCLKNTMGVLGGNRGNIHHDLDQMIADMNSRIRYDLYLLDAVRVLTGNGPQGGRLTDVKRLDTVIAGTDPVAADAFGATLFGITAQDVPHIAFAARAGVGEADLARIEVRTKDLAAR